The Shewanella sp. KX20019 genome window below encodes:
- the degS gene encoding outer membrane-stress sensor serine endopeptidase DegS, with translation MMIKDTLIYVGKAIAFGLIMAAVIIIVMPLITGQSLTNGLMSRAVTSSNELSFATAVRRAGPAVVNIYSLSIDQRKPLKASSLQGLGSGVIMSTEGYILTNYHVIKQADAIVVALQDGRRFTSEVVGSDPETDLAVLKVEGDNLPIVPLGLDVPARVGDVVLAIGNPYNLGQTITQGIISATGRNGLSSGYLDFLQTDAAINAGNSGGALIDTTGQLVGINTAAFQIGTESGTHGISFAIPIKLAHSIMGKLIKDGRVIRGALGIGGEAVGPVMAQILNIPDLTGVLITSVDPDGPAARAQLQKRDVITHYEGEAIPGVAMLMDRIAETTPGKEVKITIIREGKSYDVTVIMDEKPVHYN, from the coding sequence ATGATGATTAAAGACACTCTTATATATGTCGGTAAAGCCATAGCATTTGGCCTTATCATGGCTGCGGTTATCATTATTGTGATGCCTTTAATTACCGGGCAAAGCCTCACTAATGGCTTAATGAGCCGTGCGGTAACCAGCAGTAACGAATTATCTTTTGCAACCGCAGTACGCCGAGCCGGGCCTGCCGTTGTGAATATTTATAGCCTCAGTATTGATCAAAGAAAACCACTTAAAGCCAGCTCTCTGCAAGGGCTAGGCTCTGGCGTGATCATGAGTACAGAGGGTTATATTCTTACCAACTACCATGTCATTAAACAAGCCGACGCAATTGTTGTTGCGCTGCAAGATGGTCGTAGATTTACCTCTGAAGTGGTCGGCAGCGATCCCGAAACCGATTTAGCAGTATTGAAAGTTGAAGGAGATAACCTCCCTATCGTGCCGCTAGGTCTCGACGTTCCCGCCAGAGTTGGTGATGTCGTTTTAGCCATTGGCAACCCTTACAATTTGGGGCAAACCATTACTCAAGGTATTATTAGTGCAACCGGCCGCAATGGCCTGAGCTCTGGTTACTTAGACTTTCTTCAAACAGATGCCGCAATTAATGCGGGGAATTCAGGTGGTGCGCTCATTGATACTACCGGTCAATTAGTCGGTATTAACACCGCTGCTTTTCAGATTGGTACAGAGAGTGGTACTCACGGTATTAGCTTCGCCATTCCAATCAAACTAGCCCACAGCATTATGGGTAAATTGATTAAAGATGGGCGCGTTATTCGTGGTGCTTTAGGGATTGGTGGTGAAGCCGTTGGCCCTGTAATGGCTCAAATTCTCAATATCCCAGATTTGACTGGTGTACTGATTACCAGTGTCGATCCAGATGGTCCAGCAGCAAGAGCACAACTGCAGAAACGTGACGTGATAACTCACTATGAAGGTGAAGCAATACCTGGGGTTGCAATGTTGATGGATAGAATTGCTGAAACAACCCCAGGTAAGGAAGTTAAGATCACTATTATTCGCGAAGGTAAGTCTTACGATGTAACAGTGATAATGGATGAGAAGCCAGTGCACTACAATTAG
- a CDS encoding STAS domain-containing protein encodes MASFQQQGIICAISGRLDQDAVISLWNDRRCLLDVDTAFLQLSNIEYCDSAGVAFLLELVSIFAEKGASLKLNSASEQLKKFIVLYDLNDFFYEEAQ; translated from the coding sequence GTGGCAAGCTTTCAGCAGCAAGGTATTATTTGTGCGATTAGCGGCCGCTTAGATCAGGATGCCGTAATCAGTCTATGGAATGACAGACGTTGCTTATTGGATGTTGACACTGCATTTTTACAGTTATCAAACATTGAGTATTGTGACAGTGCCGGAGTGGCATTTTTACTCGAATTAGTCAGTATTTTTGCTGAAAAAGGTGCTAGTTTGAAGCTGAACTCCGCTTCAGAGCAGCTTAAGAAATTTATCGTATTATATGATTTAAACGACTTCTTTTATGAAGAAGCACAGTAA
- a CDS encoding ZapG family protein, with the protein MEWALTFAAFVIGSVFGYVGHSVLTRKHQDKNQKQQLEQTQLELSQYKQEVVDHFDDHHKQLTELTNLVNKVNQQWNTSASLLTSSTTENHLADIAPLDNLSATEDNTYTHPT; encoded by the coding sequence ATGGAATGGGCATTAACCTTTGCCGCCTTTGTTATAGGTAGCGTTTTTGGGTACGTTGGGCATAGTGTTTTAACGAGAAAACACCAAGATAAAAATCAAAAGCAGCAGTTAGAGCAAACACAACTTGAGCTGAGTCAATATAAGCAAGAGGTGGTTGATCACTTTGATGATCATCATAAACAGCTGACTGAACTCACCAACCTCGTCAATAAGGTTAACCAGCAATGGAATACTTCAGCGAGCTTATTAACCTCTTCTACGACCGAAAATCATCTAGCTGATATCGCGCCACTAGATAACCTCAGCGCAACTGAAGATAATACCTATACCCATCCTACTTGA
- a CDS encoding DUF2065 domain-containing protein — translation MSFELIMLSLGLVLIIEGIGPLLFPNRWRAYLKEISNQNQQLLQRLGGSLVTVGVVILIIFS, via the coding sequence ATGTCTTTTGAGTTAATCATGCTTTCGTTGGGTTTAGTGTTAATAATTGAAGGAATTGGTCCTCTTTTGTTTCCAAATCGTTGGCGAGCGTATTTAAAAGAAATTTCCAATCAAAATCAGCAGCTTTTGCAACGTTTAGGTGGTTCTTTAGTCACTGTCGGAGTGGTTATATTGATTATTTTTTCATAA
- a CDS encoding sensor histidine kinase, with the protein MPIFVTFNIYLFYGLVFFSIGCAVVFRNFRYSQLTVAPTLWALAMFGFSHAFHEWSELYIIIFSDHIGQQYQQLIQWLRLTKLLLSYIALMVFAWQILSITTRRVAMVGHGVILSILISYLWLLIPDLHDLATNSTGFAEASQYTRVLIGFGSASLAGIGMAVYGNSLRQEKHHYGLYFVISGIGLLIYGVLSGLVPTEFHHSVPVLRTLAGGLILVALFKALKVFDLEKEQATAAKLKRALEADKYKAIGRLAMGVAHEINNPLASSTLALDLWQRKNPKHFSSEEDYLNRARLGIERASSISKELLSYARPSTGRRGNVAIEEILNGAVKLLAHRCKQNEIQLNCAAHICLYGEKIKLEELIINLLCNALDASQPRQRITVDVTEVDTRVIITVKDGGCGMSKEALARATELFYSSKPVGKGTGLGLAICEQITSLHHGKMNIVSELDKGTTVELVFYREHC; encoded by the coding sequence ATGCCTATTTTTGTCACTTTTAATATCTATCTATTCTACGGCCTAGTCTTTTTCTCTATAGGTTGCGCTGTGGTATTCCGAAATTTTAGGTATAGCCAGCTCACCGTCGCTCCTACTTTGTGGGCGCTGGCCATGTTTGGTTTTTCTCATGCTTTCCATGAGTGGTCAGAACTCTATATCATTATTTTTTCAGACCACATAGGACAGCAGTATCAACAACTGATCCAGTGGCTCCGCCTGACGAAGTTACTTTTATCCTATATAGCGTTAATGGTGTTTGCTTGGCAAATATTGAGTATCACAACCAGAAGGGTTGCTATGGTCGGCCATGGGGTCATTCTGTCGATATTAATCAGCTATCTATGGCTGCTTATTCCAGACTTGCATGATTTGGCCACTAACAGCACCGGGTTTGCTGAAGCGAGCCAATATACCCGTGTATTAATCGGTTTTGGTAGCGCCTCTTTAGCGGGAATTGGCATGGCCGTTTATGGCAATAGTTTACGGCAAGAGAAGCATCATTATGGGTTGTACTTTGTGATCAGTGGTATTGGACTACTAATATACGGCGTGCTCTCTGGACTGGTGCCGACCGAATTTCATCACAGTGTGCCCGTGTTGCGAACCTTGGCGGGGGGGTTGATTTTAGTTGCACTGTTTAAGGCGTTAAAAGTGTTTGATTTGGAAAAAGAGCAAGCAACCGCGGCCAAGCTTAAACGTGCTCTTGAGGCTGATAAATATAAAGCGATAGGTCGGTTGGCAATGGGGGTGGCGCACGAAATCAATAACCCATTGGCCTCCTCTACACTCGCGCTAGATCTTTGGCAGCGGAAGAACCCTAAACACTTTAGTTCTGAAGAGGACTACTTGAATCGAGCTAGATTGGGTATTGAGCGCGCTTCATCTATCAGTAAAGAGTTGTTGAGCTATGCTCGTCCCTCCACTGGTAGGCGCGGTAACGTCGCGATTGAAGAGATATTAAATGGCGCTGTAAAGTTGTTGGCTCACCGCTGTAAGCAGAATGAGATTCAGTTGAATTGTGCTGCCCATATTTGTCTCTATGGTGAAAAAATTAAATTGGAAGAGTTAATCATCAACTTACTCTGTAATGCGCTAGATGCATCGCAGCCTCGGCAAAGAATAACGGTTGATGTTACCGAGGTTGATACTCGTGTCATTATCACAGTCAAAGATGGCGGCTGTGGTATGAGTAAAGAGGCGTTAGCTCGTGCTACAGAGCTGTTTTACTCCAGTAAACCGGTCGGTAAAGGCACTGGGTTAGGTTTGGCTATTTGTGAGCAAATTACATCATTACATCATGGGAAAATGAATATCGTGAGTGAGTTAGATAAAGGTACCACTGTAGAGTTAGTCTTTTATCGGGAGCACTGCTAA
- a CDS encoding Ig-like domain-containing protein, translating into MNAQIPCKKLLLASMITMLVACGSDNDDTTPPVENTPPVAVADAANVLASAVVTIDVLANDTDSDGDSLSIVSVDSDSAVIKDGKVDFTAGSDAGEVKFNYTITDGTDEASAEVTVTVEALPEPEVLAYVGSAACATCHSGKHESFVKTGHNFKIMKNPGNEAPVFPYTPAETIVGAIDLLVDSTANNTLGAPKSYDEVTYTVGGYGWKMRWLDKDGYIVTGENVQYNVRNGKGELNIPDNHPTDPDVMGNYKTTEYDYKYSCGNCHTTGWKRTTDVAGGDSRNPLRQDDLPGMNGTFAEQGVQCESCHGAGSFHVKSPSKENITKIATARTTDDFLAEDMAYGKAVTCAECHTRDGEKDYPSFVSHYNDAFPEGSKVGGRIISSGGLSKHHQTGDEILGVVPEDHGTYKAGEEIGPKSGMACTTCHDSHKSTLNQDSADGLHMGAVKECTSCHTGEYKKEFAENTHAASFHEAAECTTCHMPKLAKSAVTHLGKDDTTVFGDVKSHLFTIDLDPAAKQFTEDGKFQMPWSTAQFSCGECHADYADRAAALPKIHK; encoded by the coding sequence ATGAACGCACAAATTCCATGTAAAAAGCTACTACTAGCCAGTATGATCACCATGTTGGTTGCCTGTGGTAGCGATAATGATGATACCACCCCACCGGTTGAGAATACGCCACCTGTCGCCGTTGCTGATGCCGCCAACGTGTTAGCATCAGCAGTCGTGACTATCGATGTATTGGCAAACGATACCGATAGCGACGGTGATTCGCTATCGATTGTCTCTGTTGATTCAGACAGCGCTGTTATTAAAGATGGCAAGGTTGACTTTACCGCAGGCAGCGATGCCGGTGAGGTGAAGTTTAACTACACCATCACAGATGGTACTGATGAAGCCTCTGCTGAAGTGACAGTCACGGTTGAAGCACTACCTGAGCCAGAGGTTCTCGCTTATGTCGGTTCGGCAGCCTGCGCAACGTGCCACAGTGGCAAGCATGAATCTTTTGTTAAGACGGGTCATAACTTTAAGATTATGAAAAACCCAGGGAATGAGGCTCCAGTATTCCCTTATACCCCAGCAGAAACCATTGTAGGTGCCATTGATTTATTGGTTGATTCAACAGCGAATAATACCTTAGGAGCACCAAAGAGTTATGACGAAGTTACATATACCGTCGGTGGTTACGGTTGGAAAATGCGCTGGCTAGATAAAGATGGCTACATCGTTACTGGTGAAAATGTGCAATACAACGTTCGTAATGGTAAAGGTGAGCTGAATATTCCGGATAATCACCCAACAGATCCTGATGTAATGGGTAATTATAAAACGACTGAGTATGACTATAAATACAGCTGTGGTAATTGTCATACAACGGGTTGGAAGCGTACTACCGACGTAGCCGGTGGCGACAGTCGTAACCCATTACGTCAAGATGATCTTCCTGGCATGAATGGTACCTTTGCAGAGCAAGGCGTTCAGTGTGAATCTTGCCATGGTGCGGGTAGTTTCCATGTTAAGTCTCCTTCAAAAGAGAATATCACTAAGATCGCTACTGCACGTACTACCGATGATTTCTTAGCCGAAGATATGGCTTACGGTAAGGCCGTTACTTGTGCCGAATGTCATACACGTGATGGTGAGAAAGATTATCCATCGTTTGTCAGCCATTACAACGACGCTTTCCCTGAAGGAAGCAAAGTCGGTGGCCGTATCATCTCTAGTGGCGGTTTATCAAAGCATCACCAGACGGGCGATGAGATATTAGGTGTAGTTCCTGAAGATCATGGCACTTATAAGGCGGGTGAGGAAATTGGTCCTAAGAGTGGCATGGCGTGTACTACTTGTCATGACTCTCACAAGTCAACCTTGAATCAAGATAGTGCTGATGGCCTACATATGGGTGCAGTTAAAGAGTGTACTTCTTGCCATACAGGTGAGTACAAGAAAGAGTTTGCGGAAAATACACATGCAGCATCTTTCCACGAAGCAGCGGAATGTACCACTTGTCATATGCCTAAGCTTGCTAAGAGCGCGGTGACTCACCTAGGTAAAGATGATACAACGGTATTCGGTGACGTGAAGTCTCACTTATTCACTATTGACTTAGACCCAGCAGCGAAGCAGTTCACTGAGGATGGTAAGTTCCAAATGCCTTGGTCCACTGCCCAGTTCTCATGTGGTGAGTGTCATGCTGATTATGCTGATAGAGCAGCTGCACTACCTAAAATCCATAAGTAG
- a CDS encoding BolA family protein, with translation MECKDIEAILLEALSLEEVKVTQEGTHYKIVAVGECFDGMGRVKQQQTIYGPLMAHITSGELHAITINAFTPTQWKREKVFNM, from the coding sequence ATGGAATGTAAAGATATAGAAGCTATCCTGTTAGAAGCATTATCCCTAGAAGAGGTCAAAGTGACCCAAGAAGGGACTCATTACAAGATTGTCGCTGTCGGTGAGTGTTTTGACGGTATGGGGCGCGTTAAGCAGCAACAGACTATTTATGGCCCATTAATGGCTCACATTACTAGTGGTGAATTACACGCTATTACGATTAATGCATTCACGCCAACACAATGGAAGCGTGAAAAAGTCTTTAATATGTAA
- the rplM gene encoding 50S ribosomal protein L13, with amino-acid sequence MKTTFTATPETVTRDWFVVDAEGKTLGRIATEIATRLRGKHKPEYTPHVDTGDYIIVINAEKVTVTGNKAKGKVYYSHSGFIGGIKQITFEKLQDHKPEMIIEKAVKGMLPKGPLGRAMFRKLKVYAGTEHNHAAQQPQVLDI; translated from the coding sequence ATGAAGACTACTTTTACTGCTACACCAGAAACAGTCACTCGTGATTGGTTCGTCGTTGACGCCGAAGGTAAAACTTTGGGTCGTATCGCTACTGAAATTGCTACTCGCCTACGCGGTAAGCATAAGCCAGAGTATACGCCTCATGTAGATACTGGTGACTACATCATCGTTATTAACGCTGAGAAAGTTACAGTGACTGGAAACAAAGCTAAAGGCAAAGTTTACTATTCACACTCTGGTTTCATCGGTGGCATTAAGCAGATTACTTTTGAGAAGCTGCAAGATCATAAGCCTGAAATGATTATTGAGAAAGCAGTTAAGGGTATGCTACCTAAAGGTCCTTTGGGCCGTGCCATGTTCCGTAAGCTTAAAGTTTACGCTGGTACAGAGCATAACCACGCTGCACAACAACCTCAAGTTCTTGATATCTAA
- the zapE gene encoding cell division protein ZapE → MSHLTPWQHYQQDLTRDDFSYDVAQEEAVKQLQRVYDDLTALNSQGRSTSKLFSLFGKKSKRSVQGLYLWGGVGRGKTYLMDTFFDSIAGDKKLRAHFHRFMHQLHIDLAQLQGQRDPLVIIAKKMATQYQVICFDEFFVSDITDAMLLGSLFESLFAEGVALVATSNIIPDELYRNGLQRARFLPAIAAINQHCDILNVDSGVDYRLRTLEQAEIYHSPLDDKAEQNLQEYFAKLAPESEVSKEGVVIDGRVIEIRQQAQGVLLIDFRALCDGPRSQRDYMEVARLYHTVLLSHVEQMGEHLTGDDIARRFLAMVDEFYERNVKLIISSAVSLEDIYTEGLLNFEFRRCRSRLTEMQSHDYLALEHLP, encoded by the coding sequence GTGTCGCATTTAACGCCTTGGCAGCATTATCAACAAGATTTAACTCGAGATGACTTTTCCTATGACGTTGCGCAAGAGGAAGCGGTAAAGCAACTACAGCGGGTTTATGATGACCTGACCGCACTCAACAGCCAAGGGCGTAGTACCAGTAAGCTATTTTCTCTGTTTGGGAAAAAATCAAAGCGAAGTGTGCAAGGGCTCTATTTATGGGGCGGTGTTGGTCGTGGTAAGACGTATCTAATGGATACCTTCTTTGATTCCATTGCAGGTGATAAAAAGCTGCGGGCGCACTTTCATCGATTTATGCACCAGTTGCATATTGATTTGGCTCAACTACAAGGGCAACGCGATCCGCTGGTTATTATCGCTAAAAAAATGGCGACACAGTATCAGGTTATCTGCTTTGACGAATTCTTTGTCTCTGACATTACCGATGCCATGCTGTTGGGCTCATTGTTTGAATCCCTATTTGCGGAAGGGGTCGCACTAGTGGCGACGTCTAACATCATCCCAGATGAGCTGTATCGTAATGGTTTGCAACGGGCTCGGTTCTTACCTGCGATAGCGGCAATCAATCAACATTGTGACATTTTAAATGTCGACTCAGGAGTCGATTACCGATTAAGAACACTTGAACAGGCTGAGATCTATCATTCGCCATTAGATGATAAGGCAGAACAAAATCTACAAGAGTACTTTGCCAAATTAGCTCCGGAATCTGAAGTCTCAAAAGAGGGCGTGGTCATTGATGGTCGGGTTATTGAGATCCGTCAACAAGCCCAAGGGGTGTTGTTAATTGATTTTAGAGCATTATGCGATGGTCCGCGCAGCCAGCGAGACTACATGGAGGTCGCGAGACTCTATCACACGGTGCTGCTGAGTCACGTTGAGCAGATGGGTGAGCATTTAACCGGTGACGACATCGCGCGTCGATTCTTAGCCATGGTGGATGAGTTTTATGAGCGTAACGTTAAATTAATTATTTCATCGGCTGTCTCTTTAGAGGATATCTATACTGAAGGCTTACTGAATTTTGAGTTTAGACGTTGTCGCTCGAGATTGACTGAAATGCAGTCCCACGATTATTTAGCCTTAGAGCATTTACCTTAA
- the murA gene encoding UDP-N-acetylglucosamine 1-carboxyvinyltransferase, with translation MDKLKIEASSALAGDVVISGAKNAALPILMAGVLAESDFNVSNVPSLRDVNTSCELLRCLGAEVTRSDGDKVCISTTNLNEFCAPYELVKTMRASILILGPLLARYGKADVSLPGGCAIGARPVNLHLQGLEQMGAKIEVKEGYIKARVDGRLKGAHIFMDMVSVGATENLLMAAALADGETVIENAAREPEIVDLANCLIAMGANIDGAGSDTIRIQGVESLQGCDYRVMPDRIETGSFLVAAAVTRGKIRCTKADPKSLEAVLAKLEDAGASITTGDDWIELDMQGQRPKAVNIKTVAYPGFPTDMQAQFCVLNALAEGTATITETIFENRFMHVPELSRMGATMELEGNTCIIHGIEKLNGAQVMATDLRASASLVIAGLVADGTTIVDRIYHLDRGYEHIEQKFKGLGGHVERVKS, from the coding sequence GTGGATAAATTAAAAATTGAAGCAAGCAGCGCGCTTGCTGGCGACGTCGTTATATCGGGCGCCAAAAATGCCGCACTGCCAATATTGATGGCAGGTGTGTTAGCCGAGAGCGACTTTAATGTATCTAACGTTCCTAGTCTTAGGGATGTTAATACCAGTTGTGAATTATTGCGCTGTTTGGGTGCAGAAGTTACCCGTTCAGACGGCGATAAAGTGTGTATCTCAACCACTAACCTCAATGAGTTTTGTGCCCCTTATGAATTGGTCAAAACGATGCGTGCATCGATACTGATTTTAGGGCCTTTGCTGGCTCGATATGGTAAGGCTGATGTGTCGCTGCCTGGTGGCTGTGCTATTGGTGCTCGCCCTGTTAACTTGCATTTGCAAGGCCTAGAGCAGATGGGTGCCAAGATTGAGGTCAAAGAGGGTTATATTAAAGCCCGAGTTGATGGTCGTCTTAAAGGTGCTCATATCTTTATGGATATGGTCAGTGTTGGTGCGACTGAGAACTTGTTGATGGCCGCGGCATTAGCCGATGGCGAAACCGTTATCGAGAATGCGGCACGTGAGCCTGAAATTGTCGATTTAGCCAATTGTTTGATTGCAATGGGGGCAAACATTGACGGTGCCGGTAGTGATACTATCCGTATTCAAGGTGTTGAATCACTGCAAGGTTGTGATTACCGAGTGATGCCTGACCGTATCGAAACCGGTAGCTTTCTTGTGGCTGCAGCGGTTACTCGCGGAAAAATCCGTTGCACTAAAGCGGACCCTAAGTCGCTGGAAGCGGTATTGGCCAAGCTTGAAGATGCTGGCGCAAGCATCACTACCGGTGATGACTGGATTGAACTTGATATGCAGGGGCAGCGTCCTAAAGCTGTCAATATCAAGACGGTCGCCTACCCAGGTTTCCCTACTGATATGCAGGCGCAGTTTTGTGTGCTTAATGCGTTAGCAGAAGGCACCGCCACCATTACTGAAACCATTTTTGAGAACCGCTTTATGCACGTTCCTGAGTTGAGCCGTATGGGCGCCACAATGGAGCTAGAGGGTAACACCTGTATTATTCACGGTATTGAAAAGCTCAATGGTGCACAAGTGATGGCAACCGATTTGCGGGCGTCAGCCAGTTTAGTAATAGCGGGCCTTGTTGCTGATGGGACAACGATTGTTGATCGCATCTACCATTTAGATCGTGGTTACGAACATATAGAGCAAAAGTTTAAAGGACTTGGTGGACACGTTGAGCGAGTAAAATCATAG
- the rpsI gene encoding 30S ribosomal protein S9 → MAATQYYGTGRRKTSTARVFAKVGTGNITVNKLPLDEYFGRETSRMVVRQPLELVEMTDKLDINVTVKGGGNTGQAGAIRHGITRALMELDESLRPSLRAAGFVTRDARKVERKKVGLRKARRKPQFSKR, encoded by the coding sequence ATGGCTGCAACTCAATACTACGGCACTGGCCGTCGCAAAACATCTACAGCTCGCGTATTCGCTAAAGTTGGTACTGGTAACATCACTGTTAACAAACTACCTCTAGACGAATATTTCGGTCGTGAAACTTCTCGTATGGTTGTTCGTCAGCCACTAGAGCTAGTTGAAATGACTGATAAGTTAGACATCAATGTAACAGTTAAGGGCGGTGGTAACACTGGACAAGCTGGTGCAATTCGTCACGGTATTACTCGTGCGTTGATGGAACTTGACGAGTCTCTACGTCCTTCTCTACGTGCTGCTGGTTTCGTTACCCGTGATGCTCGTAAAGTTGAGCGTAAGAAAGTTGGTCTACGTAAAGCACGTCGTAAGCCACAATTCTCAAAGCGTTAA
- a CDS encoding DegQ family serine endoprotease produces the protein MKTKLSLLSAALLGATLTLAPIVSQAAIPLSVGGETLPSLAPMLQKTTPAVVAVAVSGTHISKQKVPDAFRYFFGPNAPREQVQERPFKGLGSGVIIDAKEGYIVTNNHVIEGADEILIGLSDGREIEAKLIGIDAESDIALLQIEAKNLTAVKRADSDELRVGDFAVAIGNPFGLGQTVTSGIVSAMGRSGLGIEMLENFIQTDAAINSGNSGGALVNLNGDLIGINTAIVAPGGGNVGIGFAIPSNMVNNLVDQIIEHGEVRRGVLGVLGQDLTSELAKGFGIETQHGGFINEVMPDSAADKAGIKVGDIIVSVNGRKIKSFQELRAKVATMGAGSKVEFGLIRDGEEESVTATLGESTQTAQATAGAVHPMLQGAKLENASGSGVTITDVAQGSPAAASGLIKGDVIIGVNRTKVKNLKSLKSVLGDQKDSVALKIQRDNTSIYLVLR, from the coding sequence ATGAAGACTAAATTATCCCTACTTTCAGCAGCCCTTTTAGGCGCAACCTTGACGCTAGCTCCCATTGTATCTCAGGCGGCCATTCCTCTTTCGGTCGGCGGTGAAACCTTACCTAGCTTAGCGCCGATGCTACAAAAAACGACTCCAGCAGTCGTCGCTGTAGCCGTTTCAGGCACACATATCTCAAAGCAAAAAGTCCCTGACGCATTTCGCTATTTCTTTGGCCCTAACGCGCCAAGGGAACAGGTGCAGGAACGTCCGTTTAAAGGGCTAGGTTCTGGCGTCATCATCGATGCCAAAGAGGGATATATTGTTACCAACAACCATGTTATTGAAGGTGCCGACGAAATTCTTATCGGACTATCCGATGGCCGTGAAATTGAAGCCAAGCTCATTGGTATCGACGCTGAGTCTGATATCGCCCTATTGCAAATCGAAGCTAAAAACCTAACAGCTGTTAAGCGGGCTGACTCTGACGAGCTGCGAGTCGGTGACTTTGCCGTCGCTATTGGTAACCCCTTTGGTCTAGGGCAAACCGTCACATCAGGGATTGTCAGTGCGATGGGGCGAAGCGGTCTAGGTATTGAGATGCTAGAGAACTTTATTCAAACCGATGCCGCGATTAATAGTGGTAATTCTGGCGGGGCATTAGTTAACTTGAACGGCGATCTTATTGGGATCAACACTGCCATTGTGGCCCCCGGTGGCGGTAACGTCGGTATCGGTTTTGCTATTCCATCAAACATGGTCAACAACCTAGTTGATCAGATTATTGAACATGGTGAAGTGCGTCGCGGCGTACTGGGCGTATTAGGCCAAGACCTTACCAGCGAACTGGCAAAGGGCTTTGGCATTGAAACCCAACACGGTGGCTTTATTAATGAAGTCATGCCAGACAGTGCCGCAGATAAAGCAGGCATTAAAGTCGGCGACATTATTGTCAGTGTTAATGGCCGCAAGATTAAGAGTTTTCAAGAACTACGCGCGAAAGTCGCTACGATGGGTGCAGGTAGTAAAGTTGAATTTGGGCTAATCCGTGATGGTGAAGAAGAGTCAGTTACCGCGACACTGGGTGAATCAACACAAACTGCACAAGCCACGGCGGGAGCTGTTCACCCGATGTTGCAAGGCGCAAAACTTGAAAATGCTAGTGGTTCAGGTGTGACGATTACCGATGTGGCCCAAGGCTCACCAGCCGCTGCAAGCGGCTTGATAAAGGGAGATGTGATTATTGGTGTGAACCGCACCAAGGTGAAAAACTTAAAATCACTTAAGTCTGTGCTTGGAGATCAAAAAGACTCTGTCGCGTTAAAAATACAGCGAGACAACACCAGCATATATTTGGTCCTTCGCTAA
- a CDS encoding response regulator, translating to MISILLAEDDNELKRNMVELLELEGYRVTAVASAEDAIAESELQHFDIALLDLLMSGMTGVEAISNLRHHQPFIAIVIITAYATVDTAVDAMKKGADSVMTKPFKSEELIVTIKRSLAEKQMLKSRADLDPDLVYSALANPYRRKALKILAAHQALKFMDLCRLVEIGDHTKFNFHLRQLKKAGLVMQNEKKIYILTNTGQFVLQHHNLSQD from the coding sequence ATGATCTCTATTCTATTGGCCGAAGATGATAACGAGCTTAAGCGTAACATGGTTGAACTGCTTGAGCTTGAAGGTTACCGGGTAACGGCCGTGGCGAGTGCAGAAGATGCAATCGCTGAAAGTGAGCTGCAACACTTTGATATAGCGCTGTTAGATCTACTGATGTCGGGCATGACTGGGGTCGAAGCGATATCGAATTTACGTCATCATCAACCCTTTATTGCTATCGTGATTATTACCGCTTACGCCACCGTAGACACCGCCGTAGATGCGATGAAAAAGGGGGCTGACAGTGTAATGACTAAACCCTTTAAGAGTGAGGAGCTCATCGTCACCATTAAACGTAGCTTGGCGGAAAAGCAGATGCTTAAAAGTCGCGCTGACCTAGACCCAGATTTAGTTTATAGCGCCCTTGCGAATCCATATCGACGTAAGGCGCTAAAAATACTGGCGGCCCATCAAGCCTTGAAATTTATGGATTTGTGTCGTCTAGTCGAAATTGGCGATCATACTAAGTTTAACTTTCATCTGCGTCAGTTAAAAAAGGCGGGTCTAGTCATGCAAAATGAGAAGAAGATCTACATTTTGACAAATACTGGCCAGTTTGTTTTACAACATCACAACTTGTCGCAAGATTAA